From the genome of Papaver somniferum cultivar HN1 chromosome 2, ASM357369v1, whole genome shotgun sequence, one region includes:
- the LOC113346905 gene encoding aquaporin-1-like isoform X1: MYSPCGCCSSGGAGGGGEGYISNLYWLVYSTGLLGVIGGGCCGNGDGCLLHLRWWRWRICVIVVVVVVVVCLFSFVSGKLLGDSLVVQLLVAMTHALVVVVMISAGQQTSIAHLNLALTLGLTASGHMTILRSILYVVDQLLASALACALVKYLTGGLVRNLSLTRGREMIKKGQGQDIVAHYMHLGIENKLLQSYLSVYLVCCCH; the protein is encoded by the exons atgtacaGTCCTTGCGGATGTTGCAGTAGTGGTGGTGCTGGCGGTGGTGGTGAAGGATATATATCAAATCTCTATTGGTTAGTTTATTCAACAGGTCTTTTAG GTGTTATTGGTGGTGGATGTTGCGGCAATGGTGATGGATGTTTGTTGCACCTgaggtggtggagatggagaatctgtgtgattgttgttgtggtggtagTGGTAGTGTGCCTATTTTCATTTG TTTCAGGGAAGTTGCTTGGGGATTCGTTAGTTGTCCAGTTATTGGTTGCTATGACTCATGCATTAGTAGTTGTCGTTATGATCTCCGCTGGTCAACAAACCTCTATTGCTCATCTTAACCTTGCTCTCACTCTTGGTCTTACGGCCAGTGGACATATGACTATTCTTAGATCCATCCTTTATGTTGTCGATCAATTATTAGCCTCTGCATTAGCATGTGCTCTTGTCAAGTATCTTACAGGTGGATTGGTAAGGAATTTATCTCTAACGCGAG GTCGAGAAATGATTAAGAAGGGACAAGGACAGGACATAGTTGCTCATTACATGCACTTAGGAATTGAGAATAAATTATTGCAGTCTTATCTGTCAGTTTATCTTGTATGTTGTTGCCATTAG
- the LOC113346905 gene encoding aquaporin TIP4-1-like isoform X2 gives MYSPCGCCSSGGAGGGGEGYISNLYWLVYSTGLLGVIGGGCCGNGDGCLLHLRWWRWRICVIVVVVVVVVCLFSFVSGKLLGDSLVVQLLVAMTHALVVVVMISAGQQTSIAHLNLALTLGLTASGHMTILRSILYVVDQLLASALACALVKYLTGGLVEK, from the exons atgtacaGTCCTTGCGGATGTTGCAGTAGTGGTGGTGCTGGCGGTGGTGGTGAAGGATATATATCAAATCTCTATTGGTTAGTTTATTCAACAGGTCTTTTAG GTGTTATTGGTGGTGGATGTTGCGGCAATGGTGATGGATGTTTGTTGCACCTgaggtggtggagatggagaatctgtgtgattgttgttgtggtggtagTGGTAGTGTGCCTATTTTCATTTG TTTCAGGGAAGTTGCTTGGGGATTCGTTAGTTGTCCAGTTATTGGTTGCTATGACTCATGCATTAGTAGTTGTCGTTATGATCTCCGCTGGTCAACAAACCTCTATTGCTCATCTTAACCTTGCTCTCACTCTTGGTCTTACGGCCAGTGGACATATGACTATTCTTAGATCCATCCTTTATGTTGTCGATCAATTATTAGCCTCTGCATTAGCATGTGCTCTTGTCAAGTATCTTACAGGTGGATTG GTCGAGAAATGA